From the Erythrolamprus reginae isolate rEryReg1 chromosome Z, rEryReg1.hap1, whole genome shotgun sequence genome, one window contains:
- the IZUMO3 gene encoding izumo sperm-egg fusion protein 3 produces MSWCFQVSLACFFWPLSFQRVGSCLQCDPRFLKWVVSLMKETLPEDLPNRESLITRQLQALAELHSTFLRRNYERIIDVRGAFAIRLHIVNMLKNIKERQWKGVLLWQLSMYQLRFSLREKIHQSLEEFADLACSEDCTVIEGPILDCWTCLRINTQCFDGEVCGVEDRRLAEYNEIVLYVFLVCESVVITSVILIYTVCFKYRKRMLLKSLGY; encoded by the exons ATGTCATGGTGCTTCCAGGTTTCGCTGGCTTGCTTCTTTTGGCCCTTATCCTTCCAGAGGGTGGGCAGCTGCCTTCAGTGTGACCCCCGTTTCTTGAAATGGGTGGTGTCTCTGATGAAGGAGACCCTGCCAGAAGACCTTCCAAACCGAGAGTCCCTGATCACACGGCAGCTCCAAGCCTTGGCAGAGTTGCACAGCACTTTCCTTCGGAGGAATTACGAGCGAATTATAG ATGTCCGAGGAGCGTTCGCGATCAGATTGCATATCGTTAACATGTTGAAAAACATCAAAGAAAGGCAATGGAAAG GAGTTTTACTGTGGCAGCTCTCAATGTACCAGCTACGCTTTTCCCTGAGGGAGAAGATTCACCAGAGTCTGGAAGAATTTGCTGATCTTG CTTGTTCAGAGGATTGCA CAGTGATAGAAGGACCAATTCTGGACTGCTGGACATGTCTGCGTATCAACACACAGTGTTTTGATGGAGAAGTCTGTGGAG TGGAAGACAGGCGTCTGGCAGAATACAATGAAATCGTTCTTTATGTTTTCCTTGTTTGCGAGTCGGTCGTAATAACCTCAGTCATACTTAT ATACACAGTGTGTTTCAAGTACAGGAAGCGCATGCTGCTAAAATCTTTGGGCTATTAA